The DNA region GGCTTGAAGAAGAAAAGATAGGGTATCGCATTCAGATAGCATAAGTTTTAAACTATCGTTAATTGAATTGTGAATTGTAAACTTATTTAAAATATTAAAGAATTTTACTCAATAAACTCAAATTGAATTTGTGTAATTCTTAAAATATAGCAACGAATGAAGGCATTGGAAATCTGTAAAACTCTAAGATTTAAAATATAAACAGCATACACCTTTTCTCAACAACAGCTACTACAATTTTGCAACCATAGCAATGGATCTCTGGGGATGTTCTATTAATCTTAATGTGGAATTAAGCTTTATTCTTCCATCGGGCAAGATTTGGAATGCCTTTTGTAAATAATCTTGCCAGAAAACCCGGAAAACCCATTTCCTTTAATTTGCTAGTTGAAAATTCCTGCATCTGCGTTGCTGTCCAATCAGCTTGTTTAAATGCTCCATTTTCATAACAATATGCACAGTACATAGTGCTTATGGATTGATCTGCATTGGTACCACCTCCATTGGGTGATTTTTTTAATGGCATACCACAGCTCTGACAATTTTTATATACTTGATCCATTATAATAAACTTTACATTGTTTAAAATTGTATGTCAAATATAAGAAATTTTATTCAGCATACTTATGATTTCTGCTTGCTTTTATGCTGGTAATCAACACATGTCCTGGGGTTGGTATTTTTTATTAATTACACAGGAAAAACCAAACCGTAATATGAATGAGTAGTCTAAATAAAGACT from Saprospiraceae bacterium includes:
- a CDS encoding zinc ribbon domain-containing protein; the encoded protein is MDQVYKNCQSCGMPLKKSPNGGGTNADQSISTMYCAYCYENGAFKQADWTATQMQEFSTSKLKEMGFPGFLARLFTKGIPNLARWKNKA